The Nocardioides humi genome includes a region encoding these proteins:
- a CDS encoding SAM-dependent methyltransferase, producing MTTGIAPDLAATLRPFVGGDLPVRLVAWDGTTAGPADAPVVELRSPDALRRMLWHPGELGAAQAYVTGELDVPGDLDAALTHAFAVAAERGLSGRRPPLRALAGALRSALGLDLLGRPPAPPDTQARVRGRLHSRDRDRRAISHHYDTTADFYALILDERTMAYSCGYHSSPEQPLADAQEAKLDLVCRKLGLEPGMRLLDVGCGWGSLSLHAAERYGAHVVGVTISHEQQQYAETAARRRGLADRVEIRLCDYRDAVPVRGAEYDAVASLEMGEHVGRRNYPAYARVLHDAVRPGGRVLVQQMSRGAKHPGGGPFIESFIAPDMHMRPVAATVGLLEEPGLEVRDVQALREHYVLTVAGWLRRFEENLDAITALVGEELVRVWRLYLVGGSMAFRDGRMGVDQILLVRPGASHGLPWVRDW from the coding sequence ATGACCACCGGCATCGCACCGGACCTGGCCGCCACGCTGCGGCCGTTCGTCGGCGGCGACCTCCCCGTGCGGCTGGTCGCCTGGGACGGTACGACGGCCGGCCCGGCGGACGCGCCGGTCGTCGAGCTCCGCTCCCCCGACGCGCTGCGCCGGATGCTCTGGCACCCCGGCGAGCTGGGCGCCGCCCAGGCCTACGTGACCGGCGAGCTCGACGTACCCGGCGATCTGGACGCGGCGCTCACCCACGCGTTCGCGGTCGCCGCCGAGCGCGGACTGTCCGGGCGGCGGCCGCCGCTGCGGGCGCTGGCCGGCGCCCTGCGCTCGGCGCTCGGGCTCGACCTGCTGGGACGCCCGCCCGCGCCCCCGGACACCCAGGCCCGGGTCCGGGGCCGGCTGCACAGCAGGGACCGCGACCGGCGGGCGATCAGCCACCACTACGACACCACCGCCGACTTCTACGCGCTGATCCTCGATGAGCGGACCATGGCCTACTCCTGCGGCTACCACTCCTCGCCGGAGCAGCCGCTGGCCGACGCCCAGGAGGCCAAGCTGGACCTGGTCTGCCGCAAGCTCGGCCTGGAGCCGGGGATGCGGCTGCTCGACGTCGGCTGCGGCTGGGGCTCGCTGTCGCTGCACGCCGCGGAGCGCTACGGCGCGCACGTCGTCGGGGTGACGATCTCCCACGAGCAGCAGCAGTACGCCGAGACGGCCGCGCGGCGGCGGGGACTGGCGGATCGCGTGGAGATCCGGCTGTGCGACTACCGCGACGCCGTCCCCGTCCGAGGCGCGGAGTACGACGCCGTCGCGTCGCTGGAGATGGGCGAGCACGTCGGCCGGCGCAACTACCCGGCGTACGCACGGGTGCTGCACGACGCGGTGCGGCCGGGCGGCCGGGTACTGGTGCAGCAGATGTCGCGGGGCGCGAAGCACCCGGGCGGCGGGCCGTTCATCGAGTCCTTCATCGCGCCCGACATGCACATGCGGCCGGTCGCCGCGACCGTCGGCCTGCTGGAGGAGCCGGGCCTGGAGGTGCGCGACGTGCAGGCGCTGCGCGAGCACTACGTGCTCACCGTCGCCGGCTGGCTGCGGCGGTTCGAGGAGAACCTCGACGCGATCACCGCGCTGGTCGGCGAGGAGCTGGTCCGGGTCTGGCGGCTCTACCTCGTCGGCGGCTCGATGGCTTTCCGCGACGGGCGGATGGGTGTCGA